A DNA window from Polyangium spumosum contains the following coding sequences:
- a CDS encoding zinc-ribbon domain-containing protein — protein MKITCQSCQSKYTVSDEKVQGKTVKIKCRKCGATILVNSSGATTTNADAASAAGAEEAAATDGGSYQVNVAEGDQRTMSLQEIVQAYNSSVITADTYVWADGMGDWQPLGQVPAIVDALNAAAQGASAPPPAPEPARAAVKKDAARGGARDLFGTDGSSQDVSTSASSFGGSSRAAAPVRIGAGPKEEQSALFSLSALTNRAASSSSSAASSLGSLGALASSPAKSMNTEDSGLIDLKALAAGAAAPPAASAAASLLGDSGGLFELAAPPVTAPAAAPIPMPEEAKPQKNRTPLFIGIGALVAVGAIVGAFMVMKGDPPPEQPVATSAAPVNTPPPLETAPPAPTPSVADTATPEASASAVAATTKTGGTTKTGGTTKTGGTTTKTGGTTKTGGGTAPPATAKPTPKPSSCGCAPGDLMCAMRCSAKGK, from the coding sequence ATGAAGATCACCTGCCAATCTTGCCAGTCGAAGTACACGGTTTCGGACGAGAAGGTCCAAGGCAAGACCGTCAAGATCAAGTGCCGTAAGTGCGGCGCGACGATCCTCGTCAACAGCAGCGGGGCGACCACGACGAACGCCGACGCCGCCTCGGCCGCCGGAGCCGAAGAGGCCGCGGCGACGGACGGCGGGTCGTACCAGGTCAACGTGGCCGAGGGCGATCAGCGAACGATGTCGCTGCAAGAGATCGTCCAGGCCTACAACAGCTCGGTCATCACCGCAGACACGTACGTCTGGGCCGATGGCATGGGCGACTGGCAGCCCCTCGGCCAGGTGCCGGCGATCGTGGACGCGCTCAACGCGGCCGCGCAAGGCGCGAGCGCGCCGCCGCCTGCCCCCGAGCCCGCGCGAGCCGCCGTCAAGAAGGACGCAGCGCGCGGCGGAGCGCGGGACCTCTTCGGCACCGACGGGTCCAGCCAGGACGTGTCGACGAGCGCCTCGAGCTTCGGCGGCTCCTCCCGCGCAGCCGCGCCCGTGCGCATCGGCGCCGGGCCCAAGGAGGAGCAGTCGGCGCTCTTCTCGCTCAGCGCCCTGACGAACCGCGCCGCCTCGTCGTCGTCGTCGGCCGCGAGCAGCCTCGGCAGCCTCGGCGCGCTGGCGTCGTCGCCGGCGAAGTCGATGAACACCGAGGACTCCGGCCTCATCGACCTGAAGGCCCTCGCAGCCGGCGCGGCCGCGCCTCCGGCGGCGAGCGCCGCGGCGAGCTTGCTCGGCGACTCGGGTGGCTTGTTCGAGCTCGCGGCGCCGCCCGTCACGGCGCCCGCCGCGGCGCCGATCCCGATGCCCGAGGAGGCCAAGCCCCAGAAGAACCGCACGCCGCTCTTCATCGGCATCGGCGCGCTCGTCGCGGTGGGCGCGATCGTCGGCGCGTTCATGGTCATGAAGGGTGATCCGCCGCCGGAGCAGCCGGTGGCGACCTCGGCCGCGCCGGTGAACACGCCGCCTCCGCTCGAGACCGCGCCGCCGGCCCCGACGCCGTCGGTGGCCGACACCGCGACGCCCGAGGCCAGCGCGTCCGCGGTCGCCGCGACGACGAAGACGGGCGGCACGACGAAGACGGGCGGCACGACGAAGACGGGCGGCACGACGACGAAGACAGGCGGCACGACGAAGACGGGCGGCGGCACGGCGCCGCCGGCCACGGCCAAACCCACGCCCAAGCCGAGCTCCTGCGGCTGCGCGCCGGGTGATCTCATGTGCGCCATGCGCTGCTCTGCCAAGGGCAAGTGA
- a CDS encoding di-heme oxidoredictase family protein gives MSALRRLGLALLLPLAAGLVVAAGGEGPVPWPHGEAPSAVELDEMVGGALDLAKRERFEEYLEAAEKGEDREHIFALQSTIDLGAYDLDRLFQFGDALFAHEFRKEDGYGDAPYPGLMRVHTGVRGGLDTYSCAGCHSVGGPDGAGAPTQNAFLLGDGDRASSANQRNAPHVLGLGFVQALAAEMTYELGLARTNALAEAAASGADVTVALESKGVSFGSLTARPDGSLETSAVVGVDRDLVVKPFGWKGDIARLRRFTEDAARIHFGVQSHVLALGWQVEPDVPKLGAGPSWWDPDDDGVQREIEEGILTATAVYMAMLESPVILPPHDPALRARWSNGMAVFEEAGCAGCHRPELPLSSVRWYEWPDTTGGPPVELNLMRDGDKPRGTSLVKLYSDLKRHDMGEALADPHDGTGEIPRGVFLTRPLWGLAETAPYLHDGRAATIPEAIEAHGGEAEPARDAFRALDPEDRKDLHVFLLSLTREPKVHVLQ, from the coding sequence ATGAGCGCTCTCCGTCGGCTCGGACTCGCGCTCCTCCTCCCCCTGGCGGCCGGCCTCGTGGTCGCCGCCGGGGGCGAGGGGCCCGTCCCCTGGCCACACGGCGAGGCGCCCTCCGCGGTCGAGCTCGATGAAATGGTCGGCGGCGCCCTCGACCTCGCCAAACGCGAGCGCTTCGAGGAGTACCTCGAGGCCGCGGAGAAGGGCGAGGATCGCGAGCACATCTTCGCGCTGCAGTCGACGATCGATCTCGGCGCTTACGATCTCGATCGGCTCTTCCAGTTCGGCGACGCGCTCTTCGCGCACGAGTTCCGCAAGGAAGACGGCTACGGCGACGCGCCGTATCCCGGGCTCATGCGCGTGCACACGGGCGTGCGCGGCGGGCTCGACACGTATTCGTGCGCCGGTTGCCATTCGGTCGGCGGTCCCGACGGCGCGGGCGCGCCGACGCAAAACGCTTTCCTGCTGGGCGACGGCGATCGGGCCTCGTCGGCGAACCAGCGAAACGCGCCGCACGTGCTCGGCCTCGGGTTCGTCCAGGCGCTCGCCGCGGAGATGACCTACGAGCTCGGCCTTGCGCGCACGAACGCGCTCGCCGAGGCCGCGGCGAGCGGGGCCGACGTGACCGTGGCGCTCGAATCGAAGGGCGTCTCGTTCGGCAGCCTCACGGCGCGCCCCGACGGCTCGCTCGAGACGTCGGCCGTCGTCGGGGTGGATCGGGATCTCGTGGTCAAACCCTTCGGCTGGAAGGGCGACATCGCGCGGCTCAGGCGCTTCACCGAGGACGCGGCGCGGATCCATTTCGGCGTGCAGTCGCACGTGCTCGCGCTCGGGTGGCAGGTCGAGCCGGACGTGCCGAAGCTCGGCGCCGGGCCGAGCTGGTGGGACCCCGATGACGACGGCGTGCAGCGCGAGATCGAGGAGGGCATCCTCACGGCGACCGCGGTGTACATGGCGATGCTGGAGTCGCCGGTGATCCTGCCGCCGCACGATCCGGCGCTGCGCGCGCGCTGGTCGAATGGAATGGCCGTGTTCGAGGAGGCCGGCTGCGCGGGCTGCCACCGCCCGGAGCTGCCGCTCTCGAGCGTGCGCTGGTACGAGTGGCCCGATACGACGGGCGGGCCGCCGGTGGAGCTCAACCTGATGCGCGACGGCGACAAACCACGCGGCACGAGCCTGGTGAAGCTCTACAGCGATCTCAAGCGGCACGACATGGGCGAGGCGCTCGCCGATCCCCACGACGGGACCGGGGAGATCCCGCGCGGCGTCTTTCTGACCCGCCCGCTCTGGGGCCTCGCCGAGACCGCGCCTTACCTGCACGACGGCCGCGCCGCGACGATCCCCGAGGCCATCGAGGCCCACGGCGGCGAGGCCGAGCCGGCGCGCGACGCCTTCCGCGCGCTCGATCCCGAGGACCGGAAGGACCTCCACGTCTTTTTGCTCTCGCTCACGCGGGAGCCGAAGGTCCACGTGTTGCAATGA
- a CDS encoding sigma-54-dependent transcriptional regulator: protein MLRAHRAAGHHTGRVLLVEDEPDQAAILEAVLRHEGLDVLVASSGEQALEIQHRTPADVLVTDLNLPGMTGMDLMRRLTPPTDDEAHKTTTPAPAVVVVTGSGSVSSAVDALKLGAADYLQKPLDPARLVSLVRELLSSDNVREAEGEDDDATAGPLVFEGMVGGSRGMREVFARIDRVASTMAPVLIVGESGTGKELVARAIHNRSPRKNGPFIPVHTGAIPRELIGSELFGHEKGSFTGAFSSAEGKFEAATGGTVFLDEVGTMDSAVQVSLLRVLETYRFTRVGGRKEIEADVRIVAATNKDLLDLVDDNVFREDLYYRLNVFTITLPPLRERVEDILPIAERFLVKFAKRYGTPARRFSEGAIQRLYVHDWPGNVRELRNVVEQTALFAAGEIVAPEEVQIGQGRIERRTGRRSHHDLQVQPSQPHPEPEHPTPPAPITTTPPPALAEAEGREPPPSLVEPPPTSVSPSFAQPPIRATAPSSPHDLEAREGGERGEHPLVLRLPVGTRLADAERKLILLTLEAVRGNKQRAARVLGISRRGLYSKLQAYGEHVGSHEAPEAQEAEGPQDSAEETPAPASEEAPSVPSAPADALDAGRCLS from the coding sequence ATGCTCCGCGCGCACCGGGCGGCCGGGCACCATACGGGGCGGGTCCTGCTCGTCGAGGACGAGCCGGATCAGGCTGCGATCTTGGAGGCCGTGCTGCGGCACGAGGGGCTGGACGTCCTCGTCGCTTCGAGCGGCGAGCAGGCCCTCGAGATCCAGCACCGGACGCCCGCGGACGTGCTCGTGACCGATCTGAACCTCCCCGGGATGACCGGCATGGATCTCATGCGTCGGCTCACGCCTCCGACGGACGACGAGGCGCACAAGACGACCACGCCCGCGCCCGCCGTCGTGGTCGTCACGGGGTCGGGCTCGGTCTCGAGCGCGGTCGACGCGCTCAAGCTGGGCGCGGCCGACTATCTGCAGAAGCCGCTCGATCCCGCGCGGCTCGTGTCGCTCGTGCGTGAGCTCCTGTCCTCGGACAACGTCCGCGAGGCCGAGGGCGAGGACGACGACGCGACGGCCGGGCCGCTCGTGTTCGAGGGCATGGTGGGCGGATCGCGCGGCATGCGCGAGGTCTTCGCCCGGATCGACCGGGTCGCGTCGACGATGGCGCCGGTCTTGATCGTGGGCGAGAGCGGCACGGGCAAGGAGCTCGTGGCGCGCGCGATCCACAACCGCAGCCCGCGCAAGAACGGCCCGTTCATCCCCGTGCACACGGGCGCCATCCCGCGCGAGCTCATCGGCAGCGAGCTCTTCGGCCACGAGAAGGGCTCCTTCACCGGCGCCTTCTCCTCGGCCGAGGGCAAGTTCGAGGCGGCCACGGGCGGCACCGTCTTCCTCGACGAGGTCGGCACGATGGACAGCGCCGTGCAAGTGAGCCTCTTGCGCGTCCTCGAGACCTACCGCTTCACGCGCGTCGGCGGCCGCAAGGAGATCGAGGCCGACGTCCGCATCGTCGCCGCGACGAACAAGGACCTGCTCGATCTGGTGGACGACAACGTCTTCCGCGAGGATCTCTACTACCGCCTCAACGTCTTCACGATCACGCTGCCCCCGCTGCGCGAGCGCGTGGAGGACATCCTGCCGATCGCCGAGCGCTTCCTCGTGAAGTTCGCGAAGCGGTACGGCACGCCCGCGCGTCGCTTCTCGGAGGGCGCGATCCAGCGGCTCTACGTGCACGACTGGCCGGGCAACGTGCGCGAGCTTCGCAACGTCGTCGAGCAGACGGCGCTGTTCGCCGCGGGCGAGATCGTCGCGCCGGAGGAGGTCCAGATCGGCCAGGGCCGCATCGAGCGGCGCACGGGCCGTCGCTCGCACCACGACCTCCAGGTGCAGCCGAGCCAGCCGCACCCGGAGCCGGAGCATCCCACGCCGCCCGCGCCGATCACGACCACGCCGCCGCCGGCGCTCGCCGAGGCCGAGGGGCGCGAGCCGCCGCCTTCGCTCGTCGAGCCGCCGCCGACGTCCGTGTCCCCGTCGTTCGCCCAGCCGCCGATCCGCGCGACGGCGCCCTCGTCGCCGCACGACCTCGAGGCGCGGGAAGGCGGCGAGCGCGGCGAGCACCCGCTCGTCCTGCGTTTGCCCGTGGGCACGCGCCTCGCCGACGCCGAGCGCAAGTTGATCCTGCTGACGCTCGAGGCCGTGCGCGGCAACAAGCAGCGGGCGGCGCGCGTGCTCGGGATCAGCCGGCGTGGCCTCTACTCGAAGCTCCAGGCGTACGGCGAGCACGTGGGCAGCCACGAGGCCCCCGAGGCGCAAGAGGCCGAGGGCCCGCAAGACAGCGCCGAGGAGACACCCGCGCCCGCCTCGGAAGAAGCCCCGAGCGTGCCGAGCGCCCCGGCCGACGCGCTCGACGCGGGCCGCTGTCTCTCCTGA
- a CDS encoding serine/threonine protein kinase, translated as MRPDEIRPGGLVAGKYRIRTILGRGHGVLVEAFNTEFDQRVAIRLLLAGQTDDKELERFRREARTLAKLESEHVARIIDVGTQQDGTFYLVRQFLEGTDLATHVKTRGPLPLQEACLLVLQAAEAVAETHGHGIIFRELQPQHLFVTTRVGGAPFLKVIDFGTAKLMRDVAAPMAGEMTATTMLGLSPYSSPEIVRKAKTVDVRADVWSLGAILYFLLTARPPFEGEMAMLMLQITKEEPRPVSQLRRDLPPEIEQILGWAMAKDVDGRFANVHGFAHALRPYVTAEGQVIIDRIGAITHAAKQRKKTGSVPPPPLPTPLPSPRTPAGSQPGIEDEESVTRMIPTAQAIGEMERTMFLAGDFVPQPPGPPKDLKPPTPGTVPFPPGGGAGPVFGGAASGMAGPSGLGPSGAPDTAQSAWAAGRVDPATPPGTGPMGGAVEPNPFAPKKDRRVLIGGLAAAAVLVPVILVLLLVGGDKKEEAGTTADSAAPVAVAPPPATTGAPEATAAPPAETAEPAETAPAATGEPVAVNTPPAGDPNAGKPAAGGNVGGGSAPVGTAPSGGGTSKPIPTPTSTAKAPPTATATAAPAAGGGNGTLVAVAVGGTCAFSVNGASKGTTSTLKLSLSPGTYSVSCKPASGATKSRSVAIKSGATAMAMFKLQ; from the coding sequence ATGCGACCTGACGAAATTCGCCCGGGCGGCCTCGTGGCCGGGAAGTACCGCATCCGGACCATCCTGGGCCGGGGGCACGGCGTCCTCGTCGAGGCCTTCAACACGGAGTTCGACCAACGTGTCGCGATCCGCCTCCTGCTCGCCGGCCAGACCGACGACAAGGAGCTCGAGCGGTTCCGGCGCGAGGCGCGCACGCTCGCCAAGCTCGAATCCGAGCACGTCGCCCGCATCATCGACGTGGGGACCCAGCAGGACGGGACGTTTTACCTCGTCCGCCAGTTCCTCGAAGGGACCGACCTCGCCACGCACGTGAAGACCCGCGGCCCCTTGCCTTTGCAGGAGGCTTGCCTGCTCGTCCTGCAGGCGGCGGAGGCCGTCGCCGAGACGCACGGGCACGGCATCATTTTCCGCGAACTCCAGCCGCAACACCTCTTCGTGACCACGCGTGTCGGCGGCGCGCCTTTCCTGAAGGTCATCGACTTCGGCACCGCGAAGCTCATGCGGGACGTGGCCGCGCCCATGGCGGGCGAGATGACGGCCACGACGATGCTTGGCCTCTCGCCTTACTCCTCGCCGGAGATCGTGCGCAAGGCGAAGACGGTCGACGTGCGGGCCGACGTGTGGTCGCTCGGCGCGATCCTCTATTTCCTGCTCACGGCGCGCCCGCCCTTCGAGGGCGAGATGGCGATGCTCATGCTGCAGATCACGAAGGAGGAGCCGCGGCCCGTGAGCCAGCTCCGCCGCGATCTGCCGCCCGAGATCGAGCAGATCCTCGGCTGGGCGATGGCCAAGGACGTCGACGGCCGCTTCGCCAACGTGCACGGCTTCGCGCACGCGCTCCGGCCCTACGTGACGGCCGAGGGGCAGGTGATCATCGATCGCATCGGCGCGATCACGCACGCGGCCAAGCAACGCAAGAAGACTGGCTCCGTGCCGCCGCCGCCCCTGCCCACGCCTCTCCCCTCGCCGCGCACACCTGCGGGCAGCCAGCCGGGGATCGAGGACGAGGAGTCCGTCACGCGGATGATCCCCACGGCCCAGGCCATCGGCGAGATGGAGCGGACGATGTTCCTCGCGGGTGATTTCGTCCCGCAGCCGCCCGGGCCGCCCAAGGACCTGAAGCCCCCGACGCCGGGGACCGTGCCTTTCCCGCCTGGCGGAGGAGCGGGCCCTGTCTTCGGGGGCGCGGCGAGTGGCATGGCCGGGCCCTCCGGGCTCGGGCCTTCGGGGGCGCCCGATACGGCGCAGTCCGCGTGGGCTGCGGGGCGCGTGGATCCGGCGACGCCGCCGGGCACCGGCCCGATGGGCGGTGCGGTCGAGCCGAACCCCTTCGCGCCGAAGAAAGATCGACGGGTCCTCATCGGAGGGCTCGCGGCTGCGGCCGTGCTCGTGCCCGTGATCCTCGTGCTCCTGCTCGTCGGGGGCGACAAGAAGGAGGAGGCGGGTACGACGGCGGACAGCGCCGCGCCGGTGGCCGTCGCGCCCCCGCCGGCGACGACCGGCGCGCCGGAGGCCACGGCGGCGCCGCCTGCGGAGACGGCCGAACCTGCGGAGACGGCGCCTGCCGCGACGGGAGAGCCTGTCGCGGTGAACACGCCTCCGGCGGGGGATCCCAATGCGGGCAAACCGGCGGCGGGCGGCAACGTGGGTGGTGGGAGCGCGCCTGTGGGCACCGCCCCGAGCGGCGGCGGGACGTCGAAGCCCATCCCGACGCCCACGAGCACGGCGAAGGCGCCGCCGACGGCCACGGCGACGGCGGCACCTGCGGCCGGCGGCGGCAACGGCACGCTGGTCGCGGTCGCGGTCGGCGGGACGTGTGCGTTTTCGGTGAACGGCGCCTCGAAGGGGACGACGTCGACGCTCAAGCTCTCGCTCTCGCCCGGCACCTATTCGGTGAGCTGCAAGCCCGCGAGCGGCGCCACGAAATCGAGGAGCGTGGCCATCAAGAGCGGCGCGACCGCGATGGCGATGTTCAAGCTCCAGTAA
- a CDS encoding DUF3570 domain-containing protein: protein MRRARQLIRAFLLPAAVFALVGLTDAGPSFAGDKDADGLVAVAEAMNEFVEGKYDKALQRLGAALRACKGKACEPSVRAEIHMAMGVVHGAGKKKLDAAKQSFEAALQEDPKVKLDKQWATKDLEKTYAEARQILGPSRPPPTKQQMASVSAAEAALAQKDWSGCMQTLIAEMATSSEFAAGKLMLAKCQDVGGLLLEAAADAQIASKYAEEENNPGVVDEAKALLEKLKLDTPTITLQIPSSWSDVEIKIDGVAIPKEKVKQPIPHNPGKATIEAKGKRGKFPAQYKTTEAFDRGEQITVNVDQGGAGGNNSAVFQCMQAARTPADMQRCIDTGGKGRGFTLRAGLETMFYTDTLNTTVVSPAAYVSGENPTAGWQVGGSFVVDVVSTASPDIVATASRRWNETRYAGSLSGDFKVKTVKVGLNGAVSVEPDYLARSVGVALSTDLKSKMVTPTLAYNLGFDVLSRAGTPFEVFSEDIMRHTIDAGVSLVIDPSTIVVVGGTAELVFGDTSKPYRHIPMFTQAVASRVPLGATRQVVSSNRLPFAPLEQLPTERSRFALVGRAAKRFDKTTIRGDERVYVDTWGQMASTTDARFFFDVNDDLRVGSHLRFNIQSSVDFWKRAYIAEQTAAGWNVPQYRTSDRELGALMGFTLGANVRYALARVLSAQLQVEGLYNQYFDHIYVFNRFGLFTAATLELEVD from the coding sequence GTGCGGCGCGCCCGACAACTGATCCGCGCGTTCTTGTTGCCGGCGGCCGTCTTCGCGCTCGTCGGGCTCACGGACGCAGGGCCCTCGTTCGCGGGGGACAAGGACGCCGACGGCCTCGTCGCGGTCGCCGAGGCGATGAACGAGTTCGTCGAGGGCAAGTACGACAAGGCCCTCCAGCGGCTCGGTGCGGCGCTCAGGGCGTGCAAGGGCAAGGCCTGCGAGCCGAGCGTGCGCGCCGAGATCCACATGGCGATGGGCGTCGTGCACGGCGCGGGCAAGAAGAAGCTCGACGCGGCGAAGCAGTCGTTCGAGGCGGCCCTCCAGGAAGACCCCAAGGTCAAGCTCGACAAGCAGTGGGCGACGAAGGACCTCGAGAAGACCTACGCCGAAGCGCGGCAGATCCTCGGCCCTTCGCGCCCGCCGCCGACGAAGCAGCAGATGGCCTCGGTCAGCGCCGCGGAGGCCGCGCTCGCCCAGAAGGACTGGAGCGGGTGCATGCAGACGCTCATCGCCGAGATGGCGACGTCGAGCGAGTTCGCCGCGGGCAAGCTGATGCTCGCGAAGTGCCAGGACGTCGGTGGCCTCCTGCTCGAGGCCGCGGCGGACGCGCAGATCGCGTCGAAGTACGCGGAAGAAGAGAACAACCCCGGCGTCGTCGACGAGGCCAAGGCGCTGCTCGAGAAGCTCAAACTCGACACGCCCACGATCACCTTGCAGATCCCGAGCTCGTGGAGCGACGTCGAGATCAAGATCGACGGCGTCGCCATCCCGAAGGAGAAGGTCAAGCAGCCGATCCCGCACAACCCGGGCAAGGCCACGATCGAGGCCAAGGGCAAGCGCGGCAAGTTCCCCGCGCAGTACAAGACGACCGAGGCGTTCGATCGCGGCGAGCAGATCACCGTCAACGTCGATCAGGGCGGCGCGGGCGGGAACAACAGCGCCGTCTTCCAGTGCATGCAGGCCGCGCGCACGCCGGCCGACATGCAGCGCTGCATCGACACCGGCGGCAAGGGGCGCGGCTTCACGCTGAGGGCCGGCCTCGAGACGATGTTCTACACCGACACGCTGAACACCACGGTCGTGTCGCCGGCCGCGTACGTCTCCGGCGAGAACCCGACCGCGGGCTGGCAGGTGGGCGGCAGCTTCGTCGTCGACGTCGTCAGCACGGCCTCGCCCGACATCGTGGCGACGGCGTCGCGGCGCTGGAACGAGACACGTTACGCGGGCTCGCTCTCGGGTGACTTCAAGGTCAAGACGGTGAAGGTCGGCTTGAACGGCGCGGTCTCGGTCGAGCCGGACTACCTCGCGCGCAGCGTCGGCGTCGCGTTGAGCACGGACCTCAAGAGCAAGATGGTCACGCCGACCCTCGCCTACAACCTCGGCTTCGACGTGCTCAGCCGCGCGGGCACGCCGTTCGAGGTCTTCTCCGAGGACATCATGCGGCACACGATCGACGCGGGCGTCTCGCTCGTGATCGATCCGAGCACGATCGTCGTCGTCGGCGGCACGGCCGAGCTCGTCTTCGGCGACACCTCGAAGCCCTACCGTCACATCCCGATGTTCACGCAGGCGGTCGCCTCGCGCGTCCCGCTCGGCGCGACGCGCCAGGTCGTGAGCTCGAACCGCTTGCCCTTCGCGCCGCTCGAGCAGCTCCCCACCGAGCGCAGCCGCTTCGCGCTCGTCGGCCGCGCGGCCAAGCGCTTCGACAAGACCACGATCCGCGGCGACGAGCGGGTCTACGTCGACACGTGGGGGCAGATGGCGAGCACCACCGACGCGCGCTTTTTCTTCGACGTCAACGACGACCTGCGCGTCGGCAGCCACCTGCGCTTCAACATCCAGTCGTCGGTCGACTTCTGGAAACGCGCCTACATCGCGGAGCAGACGGCGGCGGGGTGGAACGTCCCCCAGTACCGCACGAGTGATCGCGAGCTCGGCGCGCTCATGGGCTTCACGCTCGGCGCGAACGTGAGGTACGCGCTCGCCCGGGTGCTCTCGGCGCAGCTCCAGGTCGAGGGCCTCTACAACCAGTACTTCGACCACATCTACGTCTTCAACCGGTTCGGTTTGTTCACCGCCGCGACCCTGGAGCTGGAGGTCGATTGA
- a CDS encoding thioredoxin family protein, translated as MIHNRAFFLAACLVACGARPPEAPPVVAIPGDAPAPVAAAAPRDDPKPPPRIRPWVWETDEPRARARASREGLPLLVHLSADWSAASLMMAREVWSDPRILLQRTPLVALRIDLTDGSASPDAELWAERYGARVVPTTIVFDAEGREVARIDGACTVEDVLAAIGRAAADP; from the coding sequence TTGATCCACAACCGCGCGTTTTTCCTCGCGGCTTGCCTCGTCGCGTGCGGAGCGCGTCCGCCGGAGGCGCCTCCGGTCGTGGCGATCCCCGGCGACGCGCCGGCCCCGGTCGCCGCCGCCGCGCCGCGCGACGACCCGAAGCCTCCGCCTCGGATTCGGCCGTGGGTGTGGGAGACGGACGAGCCGCGGGCCCGCGCGCGTGCTTCGCGGGAAGGTTTGCCGCTGCTCGTCCACCTCTCGGCCGACTGGTCCGCGGCTTCGCTCATGATGGCGCGCGAGGTCTGGTCCGATCCGCGTATCCTTCTTCAGCGCACGCCCCTCGTGGCGCTGCGCATCGATCTGACGGACGGGTCGGCGTCACCCGACGCCGAGCTCTGGGCCGAGCGGTACGGCGCGCGCGTCGTGCCGACGACGATCGTGTTCGACGCCGAGGGGCGCGAGGTCGCGCGTATCGACGGCGCCTGCACCGTGGAGGACGTCCTCGCGGCGATCGGGCGCGCCGCGGCCGATCCCTGA
- a CDS encoding glycosyltransferase family 39 protein: MKRTPEGQERDSDADAEAEAEEADADDDRGEPDPDAADPPWRRPPAETLRDWLAGAPLPRPVHLVLGLVLPAVVLLVNAGRVLSFTIDDAYISYRYARNLARGLGLVYNAGERIEGYTNFLWTVILAGAIKIGLDPDVTAKVLGAGSALGALVMMYRLSDRLRPLAAAPCLATWLAATTVVFSGYAVFGLETAFFVFLLLAGTWLFLREIEPGSTRALPWSGLVFGLAGITRPEAPAFVGLLMLVLLFGRETFGTKNGLLHVLRAPGGFFGKQNLLRGAAFVLPVGAHLAFRRAYYGTFVPNTFSAKTGNWSAQLDGGSAYVRDYVFHAGPVLYLGIFAIAIGLVARRRDLLAVSAIALFVLGYVIAVGGDWMPFYRFMAPFEPFAFLLVCVSARVIVDRRSQAANVALAAFLTVAFSLRIGNMHVAQRQIVEKEERFWKMAAGGTTKWLLENGQPGEIAIGDIGYVGYATDYPILDLLGLVDPVISKLEGGYTRKLGPGFTDRLFDKRPPYVLIISSNIDCKHPSVPGSQVIYRDRRFLPAYEIAGRVPLDAGFAWCIYRRKSTPGTRAP; encoded by the coding sequence GTGAAGAGGACGCCCGAGGGCCAGGAACGAGACAGCGACGCGGACGCGGAAGCCGAAGCGGAAGAAGCGGACGCCGACGACGATCGCGGCGAGCCCGATCCCGACGCCGCCGATCCGCCCTGGAGACGCCCGCCCGCCGAGACGCTGCGCGACTGGCTCGCGGGTGCGCCTCTGCCGCGGCCCGTGCACCTCGTGCTCGGCCTCGTGCTTCCGGCGGTCGTGCTGCTCGTGAACGCGGGGCGCGTCCTGTCGTTCACCATCGACGACGCGTACATCTCCTATCGATACGCCCGGAACCTCGCGCGGGGGCTCGGCCTCGTCTACAACGCCGGCGAGCGCATCGAGGGCTACACGAACTTCCTCTGGACCGTGATCCTCGCGGGCGCGATCAAGATCGGCCTCGATCCCGACGTCACGGCGAAGGTCCTCGGCGCGGGCTCCGCGCTCGGCGCGCTCGTCATGATGTACCGCCTCTCCGATCGGCTCCGACCGCTCGCGGCGGCGCCTTGCCTCGCGACCTGGCTCGCCGCGACGACCGTCGTCTTCTCGGGGTACGCCGTCTTCGGCCTCGAAACCGCGTTTTTCGTCTTCCTCCTGCTCGCGGGTACGTGGCTCTTCCTCCGCGAGATCGAGCCGGGGTCGACGAGAGCGCTGCCCTGGTCGGGCCTGGTCTTTGGCCTCGCGGGCATCACGCGGCCCGAGGCGCCTGCCTTCGTCGGGTTGCTGATGCTCGTCCTGCTCTTCGGGCGCGAGACGTTCGGCACGAAGAACGGCCTCTTGCACGTCCTGCGCGCGCCGGGTGGCTTCTTCGGCAAGCAGAACCTCTTGCGCGGCGCGGCGTTCGTCCTGCCCGTCGGCGCGCACCTCGCCTTCCGGCGCGCCTACTACGGTACGTTCGTGCCGAACACGTTCTCGGCCAAGACGGGCAACTGGTCGGCGCAGCTCGACGGGGGCAGCGCGTACGTCAGGGACTACGTGTTTCACGCGGGGCCGGTGCTCTACCTCGGGATCTTCGCCATCGCGATCGGCCTGGTCGCGCGGCGCCGTGACCTGCTCGCCGTCTCCGCGATCGCGCTCTTCGTGCTCGGCTACGTGATCGCCGTCGGCGGCGACTGGATGCCGTTTTATCGCTTCATGGCGCCGTTCGAGCCCTTCGCCTTCCTGCTCGTCTGCGTCTCGGCGCGCGTGATCGTCGACCGCAGGAGCCAGGCCGCGAACGTCGCGCTCGCCGCCTTCCTGACGGTCGCCTTCTCCTTGCGGATCGGGAACATGCACGTCGCGCAGCGCCAGATCGTCGAGAAGGAGGAGCGGTTCTGGAAGATGGCCGCGGGCGGCACCACGAAGTGGCTGCTCGAGAACGGGCAGCCCGGCGAGATCGCGATCGGCGACATCGGGTACGTCGGGTACGCGACGGACTACCCCATCCTCGATCTGCTCGGCCTCGTCGATCCGGTCATCAGCAAGCTCGAGGGCGGCTACACGCGCAAGCTCGGCCCGGGCTTCACCGATCGGCTCTTCGACAAACGCCCGCCCTACGTTCTGATCATCTCCTCGAACATCGACTGCAAGCACCCGTCTGTCCCGGGATCGCAGGTGATCTACCGCGATCGGCGCTTCCTCCCGGCCTACGAGATCGCGGGCCGCGTGCCGCTCGACGCGGGCTTCGCCTGGTGCATCTACCGTCGCAAATCGACGCCCGGCACGCGGGCGCCCTGA